In Festucalex cinctus isolate MCC-2025b chromosome 5, RoL_Fcin_1.0, whole genome shotgun sequence, a single genomic region encodes these proteins:
- the gck gene encoding hexokinase-4 isoform X2: protein MDKVDQILSELRLQKDELKEIMKRMRREMDRGLRLETHEAASVKMLPTYVCSTPEGSEVGDFLALDLGGTNFRVMLVKVGADEERSWKVETKNQMYSIPEDAMTGTAEMLFDYIAECMSNFLDQHNIKHKKLPLGFTFSFPVRHEDIDKGILLNWTKGFKASGAEGNNVVGLLKDAIKRRGDIEMDVVAMVNDTVATMISCYYEDRSCEVGMIVGTGCNACYMEEMRTVELVEGEVGRMCVNTEWGAFGDNGELEEFRLEYDRVVDETSINPGQQLFEKLISGKYMGELVRLVMMKLVNENLLFNGEASEMLKTRGSFEARHVSQVESDSGDRKHIYNILTSMGVLPSELDCDIVGLVCESVSTRSAHMCGAGLAGVINLMRERRGLEALNITVGVDGSVYKMHPCFRDRFHKIVRELTPHCEITFIQSEEGSGRGAALISAVACKMAACMLTQ from the exons ATGGATAAG gTTGATCAAATCCTGTCCGAGCTCAGGCTGCAGAAGGACGAGCTGAAAGAGATCATGAAGAGGATGCGGCGCGAGATGGACCGAGGCTTACGTTTGGAGACGCACGAGGCGGCCAGCGTCAAAATGTTGCCCACTTACGTTTGCTCCACCCCCGAAGGATCAG AGGTGGGTGACTTCCTTGCTCTTGACCTGGGAGGGACCAACTTTCGGGTGATGCTGGTCAAGGTGGGGGCGGATGAAGAGAGAAGTTGGAAGGTGGAGACCAAGAACCAGATGTATTCCATTCCTGAGGATGCCATGACGGGAACTGCAGAGATG CTGTTTGACTACATTGCAGAATGCATGTCCAACTTCTTGGACCAGCACAACATCAAGCACAAGAAACTTCCTCTAGGTTTTACGTTCTCCTTCCCGGTGCGTCACGAGGACATCGACAAG GGAATCTTACTCAACTGGACCAAAGGTTTCAAGGCCTCGGGGGCTGAGGGGAACAACGTCGTCGGGTTGCTCAAAGATGCTATCAAGAGACGAGGG GACATTGAGATGGACGTCGTCGCCATGGTGAATGACACAGTGGCCACCATGATTTCGTGCTACTACGAAGACCGCAGCTGTGAAGTGGGGATGATTGTTG GTACAGGTTGTAACGCTTGTTACATGGAGGAGATGAGGACGGTGGAGCTGGTGGAAGGCGAGGTGGGCCGCATGTGCGTCAACACGGAGTGGGGGGCGTTCGGGGATAACGGCGAGCTGGAGGAGTTCAGGCTGGAGTACGACAGAGTGGTGGACGAGACCTCCATCAACCCGGGACAGCAGCT CTTTGAGAAGCTGATCAGCGGCAAGTACATGGGCGAACTGGTGAGGCTCGTCATGATGAAGCTGGTCAACGAGAACCTGCTGTTCAACGGCGAGGCCTCGGAAATGCTGAAGACGCGCGGCAGCTTCGAGGCGAGACACGTCTCGCAGGTGGAAAG TGACTCGGGTGACAGGAAGCACATCTACAATATTCTGACGTCGATGGGCGTGCTGCCGTCCGAGCTGGACTGCGACATCGTGGGTCTGGTCTGCGAGAGCGTCTCTACTCGCTCGGCCCACATGTGCGGCGCCGGCCTCGCTGGCGTCATCAACCTGATGAGGGAGCGACGCGGCTTGGAAGCTCTCAACATCACCGTGGGCGTGGACGGCTCCGTTTACAAGATGCACCCGTG ttttcgtGACAGGTTCCACAAAATAGTCCGAGAGCTGACGCCACACTGTGAGATCACCTTCATCCAATCAGAAGAGGGAAGCGGTCGGGGGGCGGCTCTCATCTCAGCAGTGGCttgcaagatggccgcctgcATGCTGACGCAGTGA
- the ykt6 gene encoding synaptobrevin homolog YKT6, with amino-acid sequence MKLYSLSVHYKGATKVNLLKAAYDLSSFSFFQKSSIQEFMAFTSALIVERTTVGSRASVKEQEYLCHVYVRNDNLGAVVIADGEYPQRVCFTLLDKVLEEFSRQVDSIDWPSGNPDTVNYKALDVHLAKYQNPREADAMSKVQAELDDTKIILHKTMESLLERGEKLDDLVAKSEHLGTQSKAFYKTARKQNSCCEVM; translated from the exons ATGAAGCTCTACAGCCTGAGCGTCCATTATAAAGGAGCCACCAAAGTCAACCTCCTGAAAGCGGCCTACGACCTCTCCTCCTTTAGCTTCTTTCAGAAATCCAG CATCCAGGAGTTCATGGCCTTCACCAGTGCCTTGATAGTTGAACGAACAACAGTTGGAAGTCGTGCCTCTGTCAAAGAACAAG AGTACCTGTGTCATGTGTACGTGAGGAATGACAACCTGGGTGCGGTGGTTATAGCAGACGGCGAATATCCACAGAGAGTCTGCTTCACACTCCTTGACAAG GTGTTAGAAGAATTTTCCAGACAAGTCGACAGTATAGACTGGCCTTCTGGGAACCCCGACACCGTTAACTACAAAGCCCTAGACGTTCACCTCGCCAAATATCAG AATCCAAGGGAAGCAGATGCAATGTCCAAAGTGCAGGCGGAGTTGGACGACACAAAGATCATTTTG CACAAGACGATGGAAAGTCTGTTGGAGAGAGGAGAGAAACTGGACGACCTCGTGGCCAAGTCCGAGCATCTTGGGACCCAGTCCAAAGCCTTTTATAAGACC GCGAGGAAACAGAACTCCTGCTGCGAGGTCATGTGA
- the LOC144019400 gene encoding uncharacterized protein LOC144019400, producing MTSDHQVSKMWTEAQNKSKFPHNRIFNNSEIVDPHLTWQALPVLQRNGSTAAAARPSSTEDALNTSNGIIPGAIAAAMFIAMLLGLYAVLWKCMVSPPQRKRRKARARIQQRTTA from the exons ATGACTTCTGACCACCAAGTCTCAAAAATGTGGACCGAAGCGCAAAACAAGAGCAAATTTCCCCACAACCGCATTTTCAACAATTCGGAG atagtTGACCCACATCTGACCTGGCAGGCATTGCCAGTTCTGCAGAGAAATG GTTCCACTGCAGCAGCCGCTCGTCCATCAAGCACCGAAGACGCTTTAAACACGAGCAATGGAATCATTCCTG GAGCCATCGCGGCGGCGATGTTCATCGCGATGTTACTGGGCCTCTACGCCGTGCTCTGGAAGTGTATGGTGTCGCCGCCACAAAG AAAGCGGCGGAAAGCGAGAGCAAGAATCCAGCAAAGAACGACGGCGTGA
- the agpat9l gene encoding glycerol-3-phosphate acyltransferase 3-like translates to MEDFWAVVVWAGRIWLCLIISLIMIPAMFGFSLGISETYMDILVKTLEWATLKLQKASTEERTLKTSASSALIQREDGSMEKELEELRRSRPKPSVGGDFTLSDCFYFTRRGVESIVEDEVTQRFTSEELVSWNLLTRTNNDFQYISLRLTLVYGLGIFVRYCILAPLRITLACIGLTWLVIGTSAVGLLPNWRMKFWLSEWVHVMCYRICARGLSAAIRYHNRENIPQKGGICVANHTSPIDIVILCNDACYAMVGQVHGGLMGVIQRAMVRSCPHVWFERAEMKDRHLVTKRLKDHVNDKTKLPILIFPEGTCVNNTSVMMFKKGSFEIGATIYPVAIKYDPKFGDAFWNSSKYSMVSYLLRMMTSWALVCNVWYLPAMHQQVGEDAVQFANRVKSAIAHQGGLVDLQWDGGLKRAKVKESFKEEQQKQYSNMVVGDDSSGNSD, encoded by the exons ATGGAGGACTTCTGGGCTGTGGTGGTTTGGGCTGGGAGGATCTGGCTGTGCCTCATCATCAGCCTCATCATGATTCCTGCCATGTTTGGATTTTCGCTGGGCATCTCTGAGACCTACATGGACATCCTGGTCAAAACACTGGAG TGGGCCACATTGAAGTTACAGAAGGCAAGCACAGAAGAACGTACACTAAAAACCTCTGCATCCAGTG ctCTTATCCAGAGGGAAGATGGCTCCATGGAGAAAGAGTTGGAGGAACTAAGACGAAGTCGCCCCAAACCTTCAGTGGGCGGCGATTTTACGCTTAGCGACTGTTTCTATTTCACCCGCAGAGGAGTTGAGAGCATTGTGGAGGACGAG GTGACCCAGCGGTTCACTTCAGAAGAGCTGGTCTCTTGGAACCTTCTGACCCGCACAAACAATGACTTCCAGTACATCAGCTTGAGGCTGACTCTCGTCTATGGACTTGGCATTTTTGTCCGATACTGCATTCTCGCACCTCTCAG GATAACTCTGGCCTGCATTGGTCTCACCTGGCTGGTCATCGGGACATCTGCAGTGGGGCTGCTCCCCAACTGGAG GATGAAGTTCTGGCTCAGCGAGTGGGTGCACGTCATGTGCTACAGGATCTGTGCCCGAGGCCTGTCCGCCGCCATCCGCTATCACAACAG GGAAAATATACCCCAAAAAGGAGGCATCTGTGTGGCCAATCACACTTCCCCCATTGACATCGTGATACTCTGCAATGACGCCTGCTATGCCATG GTGGGCCAGGTGCACGGAGGTCTCATGGGGGTGATCCAGCGGGCCATGGTACGATCCTGTCCTCACGTGTGGTTCGAACGAGCCGAGATGAAAGATCGCCATCTGGTGACCAAGAG GTTGAAAGATCACGTGAATGACAAGACAAAGCTCCCCATATTGATATTTCCAGAAG GAACGTGCGTCAACAACACGTCGGTCATGATGTTCAAGAAGGGGAGTTTTGAAATTGGAGCCACAATTTACCCCGTTGCCATAAAG TATGACCCCAAGTTTGGAGATGCCTTCTGGAATAGTTCCAAGTACAGTATGGTGAGCTACCTGCTGAGGATGATGACCAGCTGGGCTCTCGTCTGCAATGTTTGGTATCTACCCGCCATGCATCAACAG GTTGGGGAAGATGCCGTTCAGTTTGCCAACAGAGTCAAGTCAGCCATCGCTCACCAGGGAGGACTCGTGGACCTGCAGTG gGACGGAGGCCTGAAGCGAGCGAAGGTGAAGGAGTCGTTCAAGGAGGAGCAGCAGAAGCAGTACAGCAACATGGTGGTGGGCGACGACAGCAGCGGTAACAGCGACTGA
- the myl7 gene encoding myosin regulatory light chain 2, atrial isoform, giving the protein MASKKASNKRQRGAQKSCSNVFSMFEQSQIQEFKEAFGCIDQDRDGVIKKQDLKETYAQLGKLNVKEEELDEMLNEGKGPINFTVFLSLFGEKLNGTDPEDTILAAFKLFDPNATGFVNKEEFRRLLLNQADKFTPEEVDQAFALAPIDPTGNIDYKSLCYIITHGDEKEES; this is encoded by the exons ATG GCAAGCAAGAAAGCGTCCAATAAGAGACAGAGAGGAGCGCAGAAGTCTTGCTCCAATGTCTTCTCCATGTTTGAGCAGTCCCAGATACAAGAGTTCAAGGAG GCGTTTGGCTGCATCGACCAGGACAGAGATGGTGTGATTAAGAAACAAGACCTGAAGGAGACTTATGCACAATTGG GAAAGCTCAACGTGAAGGAAGAGGAGCTGGATGAGATGTTGAATGAGGGCAAGGGACCAATCAATTTCACTGTCTTTTTGTCCCTGTTTGGTGAGAAACTCAACG GGACGGATCCAGAAGACACCATCCTCGCTGCCTTTAAGCTCTTTGATCCCAACGCGACAGGTTTTGTCAACAAAGAAGA ATTTCGACGACTATTGCTGAACCAGGCGGATAAATTCACCCCAGAGGAG GTAGATCAGGCCTTTGCGTTGGCTCCCATCGACCCAACAGGGAACATCGACTACAAGTCCCTCTGCTACATCATCACACACGGGGACGAGAAGGAAGAGTCCTGA
- the gck gene encoding hexokinase-4 isoform X1: protein MVKTSSGSSCVFDRHDLMVDQILSELRLQKDELKEIMKRMRREMDRGLRLETHEAASVKMLPTYVCSTPEGSEVGDFLALDLGGTNFRVMLVKVGADEERSWKVETKNQMYSIPEDAMTGTAEMLFDYIAECMSNFLDQHNIKHKKLPLGFTFSFPVRHEDIDKGILLNWTKGFKASGAEGNNVVGLLKDAIKRRGDIEMDVVAMVNDTVATMISCYYEDRSCEVGMIVGTGCNACYMEEMRTVELVEGEVGRMCVNTEWGAFGDNGELEEFRLEYDRVVDETSINPGQQLFEKLISGKYMGELVRLVMMKLVNENLLFNGEASEMLKTRGSFEARHVSQVESDSGDRKHIYNILTSMGVLPSELDCDIVGLVCESVSTRSAHMCGAGLAGVINLMRERRGLEALNITVGVDGSVYKMHPCFRDRFHKIVRELTPHCEITFIQSEEGSGRGAALISAVACKMAACMLTQ, encoded by the exons ATGGTGAAGACATCTAGTGGATCCAGCTGTGTATTTGATAGACATGACTTGATG gTTGATCAAATCCTGTCCGAGCTCAGGCTGCAGAAGGACGAGCTGAAAGAGATCATGAAGAGGATGCGGCGCGAGATGGACCGAGGCTTACGTTTGGAGACGCACGAGGCGGCCAGCGTCAAAATGTTGCCCACTTACGTTTGCTCCACCCCCGAAGGATCAG AGGTGGGTGACTTCCTTGCTCTTGACCTGGGAGGGACCAACTTTCGGGTGATGCTGGTCAAGGTGGGGGCGGATGAAGAGAGAAGTTGGAAGGTGGAGACCAAGAACCAGATGTATTCCATTCCTGAGGATGCCATGACGGGAACTGCAGAGATG CTGTTTGACTACATTGCAGAATGCATGTCCAACTTCTTGGACCAGCACAACATCAAGCACAAGAAACTTCCTCTAGGTTTTACGTTCTCCTTCCCGGTGCGTCACGAGGACATCGACAAG GGAATCTTACTCAACTGGACCAAAGGTTTCAAGGCCTCGGGGGCTGAGGGGAACAACGTCGTCGGGTTGCTCAAAGATGCTATCAAGAGACGAGGG GACATTGAGATGGACGTCGTCGCCATGGTGAATGACACAGTGGCCACCATGATTTCGTGCTACTACGAAGACCGCAGCTGTGAAGTGGGGATGATTGTTG GTACAGGTTGTAACGCTTGTTACATGGAGGAGATGAGGACGGTGGAGCTGGTGGAAGGCGAGGTGGGCCGCATGTGCGTCAACACGGAGTGGGGGGCGTTCGGGGATAACGGCGAGCTGGAGGAGTTCAGGCTGGAGTACGACAGAGTGGTGGACGAGACCTCCATCAACCCGGGACAGCAGCT CTTTGAGAAGCTGATCAGCGGCAAGTACATGGGCGAACTGGTGAGGCTCGTCATGATGAAGCTGGTCAACGAGAACCTGCTGTTCAACGGCGAGGCCTCGGAAATGCTGAAGACGCGCGGCAGCTTCGAGGCGAGACACGTCTCGCAGGTGGAAAG TGACTCGGGTGACAGGAAGCACATCTACAATATTCTGACGTCGATGGGCGTGCTGCCGTCCGAGCTGGACTGCGACATCGTGGGTCTGGTCTGCGAGAGCGTCTCTACTCGCTCGGCCCACATGTGCGGCGCCGGCCTCGCTGGCGTCATCAACCTGATGAGGGAGCGACGCGGCTTGGAAGCTCTCAACATCACCGTGGGCGTGGACGGCTCCGTTTACAAGATGCACCCGTG ttttcgtGACAGGTTCCACAAAATAGTCCGAGAGCTGACGCCACACTGTGAGATCACCTTCATCCAATCAGAAGAGGGAAGCGGTCGGGGGGCGGCTCTCATCTCAGCAGTGGCttgcaagatggccgcctgcATGCTGACGCAGTGA
- the LOC144018534 gene encoding THAP domain-containing protein 6-like isoform X2, producing MPQYCAALKCVNRRSAETKAKGITFHKFPKEKTLRRHWEAASRMKGFSATRSSVLCSEHFKPEDIDATGQTVRIREGARPSVFSFNSRFQKQVFTRRTQTSKKARESVASVASKDVPLIKSPPASVPPPDDHCYALPASLPDLKARLMAALARVESLEHELRNMKDRERRAKNTVFGLLEDLRDKNIINEELREKLDSYSGLPVHLLSKQSNDYTKDQRDFALTLHLHDPKAYNYLRKSLHLQLPHPHTLQRWMSSGDFKPGQDSISERRSKKEAEDECETAVNPETDILHNPLAQNIIVCLKDAPLSQNRTEVS from the exons ATGCCTCAGTACTGTGCTGCGTTGAAATGCGTGAACAGGCGTTCGGCGGAGACAAAAGCCAAGGGAATCACATTCCATAA GTTTCCAAAAGAGAAGACATTGAGGAGGCACTGGGAAGCGGCATCAAGGATGAAAGGTTTCTCCGCCACCAGGTCATCAGTCCTGTGCAGCGAACACTTCAAACCAGAGGACATTGACGCCACGGGCCAGACTGTCAGGATTCGGGAAGGAGCCAGACCGTCTGTCTTCAGCTTTAATTCTCGTTTCCAAAAA CAAGTGTTTACTAGAAGAACACAAACCTCCAAGAAAGCCCGAGAGTCAGTGGCATCTGTTGCTTCCAAAGATGTGCCACTGATTAAATCACCACCGGCATCGGTGCCTCCTCCTGAT GACCACTGCTATGCACTGCCTGCGTCGCTCCCCGATCTAAAGGCCCGACTGATGGCGGCCTTAGCGAGGGTGGAGAGTCTGGAGCACGAGCTGAGGAACATGAAGGACAGAGAACGTCGAGCCAAGAACACAGTGTTTGGTCTTTTGGAGGATTTGAGGGACAAGAACATCATCAACGAAGAGCTCAGAGAGAAGCTGGATTCATACTCGG GTCTTCCAGTTCACCTGCTGTCCAAACAGAGCAACGACTACACTAAAGACCAGCGGGACTTTGCCCTCACTCTCCACTTACATGATCCAAAAGCTTACAACTATCTGAGAAAGTCTCTCCATCTCCAATTACCACACCCGCACACTCTTCAAAG GTGGATGAGCTCTGGAGATTTCAAGCCTGGACAGGATTCAATATCGGAAAGACGTTCCAAAAAAGAGGCTGAGGATGAATGTGAGACCGCTGTTAACCCAGAGACCGACATTCTGCACAACCCTCTTGCTCAAAATATAATAGTATGTCTAAAAGATGCTCCCCTATCACAAAACCGCACAGAAGTATCATAA
- the gck gene encoding hexokinase-4 isoform X4, with product MGVLPSELDCDIVGLVCESVSTRSAHMCGAGLAGVINLMRERRGLEALNITVGVDGSVYKMHPCFRDRFHKIVRELTPHCEITFIQSEEGSGRGAALISAVACKMAACMLTQ from the exons ATGGGCGTGCTGCCGTCCGAGCTGGACTGCGACATCGTGGGTCTGGTCTGCGAGAGCGTCTCTACTCGCTCGGCCCACATGTGCGGCGCCGGCCTCGCTGGCGTCATCAACCTGATGAGGGAGCGACGCGGCTTGGAAGCTCTCAACATCACCGTGGGCGTGGACGGCTCCGTTTACAAGATGCACCCGTG ttttcgtGACAGGTTCCACAAAATAGTCCGAGAGCTGACGCCACACTGTGAGATCACCTTCATCCAATCAGAAGAGGGAAGCGGTCGGGGGGCGGCTCTCATCTCAGCAGTGGCttgcaagatggccgcctgcATGCTGACGCAGTGA
- the LOC144018534 gene encoding THAP domain-containing protein 6-like isoform X1, translating to MPDSCAAWGCTNRRTAQSKSQGITFHRFPKEKTLRRHWEAASRMKGFSATRSSVLCSEHFKPEDIDATGQTVRIREGARPSVFSFNSRFQKQVFTRRTQTSKKARESVASVASKDVPLIKSPPASVPPPDDHCYALPASLPDLKARLMAALARVESLEHELRNMKDRERRAKNTVFGLLEDLRDKNIINEELREKLDSYSGLPVHLLSKQSNDYTKDQRDFALTLHLHDPKAYNYLRKSLHLQLPHPHTLQRWMSSGDFKPGQDSISERRSKKEAEDECETAVNPETDILHNPLAQNIIVCLKDAPLSQNRTEVS from the exons ATGCCCGACTCGTGTGCAGCATGGGGATGTACAAATCGTCGCACAGCGCAAAGCAAATCTCAGGGAATTACCTTCCACAG GTTTCCAAAAGAGAAGACATTGAGGAGGCACTGGGAAGCGGCATCAAGGATGAAAGGTTTCTCCGCCACCAGGTCATCAGTCCTGTGCAGCGAACACTTCAAACCAGAGGACATTGACGCCACGGGCCAGACTGTCAGGATTCGGGAAGGAGCCAGACCGTCTGTCTTCAGCTTTAATTCTCGTTTCCAAAAA CAAGTGTTTACTAGAAGAACACAAACCTCCAAGAAAGCCCGAGAGTCAGTGGCATCTGTTGCTTCCAAAGATGTGCCACTGATTAAATCACCACCGGCATCGGTGCCTCCTCCTGAT GACCACTGCTATGCACTGCCTGCGTCGCTCCCCGATCTAAAGGCCCGACTGATGGCGGCCTTAGCGAGGGTGGAGAGTCTGGAGCACGAGCTGAGGAACATGAAGGACAGAGAACGTCGAGCCAAGAACACAGTGTTTGGTCTTTTGGAGGATTTGAGGGACAAGAACATCATCAACGAAGAGCTCAGAGAGAAGCTGGATTCATACTCGG GTCTTCCAGTTCACCTGCTGTCCAAACAGAGCAACGACTACACTAAAGACCAGCGGGACTTTGCCCTCACTCTCCACTTACATGATCCAAAAGCTTACAACTATCTGAGAAAGTCTCTCCATCTCCAATTACCACACCCGCACACTCTTCAAAG GTGGATGAGCTCTGGAGATTTCAAGCCTGGACAGGATTCAATATCGGAAAGACGTTCCAAAAAAGAGGCTGAGGATGAATGTGAGACCGCTGTTAACCCAGAGACCGACATTCTGCACAACCCTCTTGCTCAAAATATAATAGTATGTCTAAAAGATGCTCCCCTATCACAAAACCGCACAGAAGTATCATAA
- the LOC144018535 gene encoding uncharacterized protein LOC144018535 — protein sequence MPIASGASGRVDVGSPDGARTAAKYDRNCDSYLQRYLEKKKKNKSNLTEDTEGSADHSSHDSEEQHKTDDIEDKIRSQAPVALALSLAQPTKKSHFCVVL from the exons ATGCCGATTGCATCTGGAGCGTCGGGTCGAGTGGACGTGGGCTCGCCGGATGGAGCGAGGACGGCGGCCAAGTATGACAGGAACTGCGACTCGTATCTGCAACG GTAtctggaaaagaagaagaaaaacaaaagcaacttAACAGAG GACACTGAAGGCAGTGCCGATCATTCAA GTCACGACAGTGAAGAACAACACAAGACGGACGACATAGAGGACAAAATACGCAGCCAAGCACCCGTTGCACTTGCACTTTCACTTGCACAGCCGACCAAAAAGTCCCACTTTTGTGTTGTACTTTAA
- the gck gene encoding hexokinase-4 isoform X3, with product MSNFLDQHNIKHKKLPLGFTFSFPVRHEDIDKGILLNWTKGFKASGAEGNNVVGLLKDAIKRRGDIEMDVVAMVNDTVATMISCYYEDRSCEVGMIVGTGCNACYMEEMRTVELVEGEVGRMCVNTEWGAFGDNGELEEFRLEYDRVVDETSINPGQQLFEKLISGKYMGELVRLVMMKLVNENLLFNGEASEMLKTRGSFEARHVSQVESDSGDRKHIYNILTSMGVLPSELDCDIVGLVCESVSTRSAHMCGAGLAGVINLMRERRGLEALNITVGVDGSVYKMHPCFRDRFHKIVRELTPHCEITFIQSEEGSGRGAALISAVACKMAACMLTQ from the exons ATGTCCAACTTCTTGGACCAGCACAACATCAAGCACAAGAAACTTCCTCTAGGTTTTACGTTCTCCTTCCCGGTGCGTCACGAGGACATCGACAAG GGAATCTTACTCAACTGGACCAAAGGTTTCAAGGCCTCGGGGGCTGAGGGGAACAACGTCGTCGGGTTGCTCAAAGATGCTATCAAGAGACGAGGG GACATTGAGATGGACGTCGTCGCCATGGTGAATGACACAGTGGCCACCATGATTTCGTGCTACTACGAAGACCGCAGCTGTGAAGTGGGGATGATTGTTG GTACAGGTTGTAACGCTTGTTACATGGAGGAGATGAGGACGGTGGAGCTGGTGGAAGGCGAGGTGGGCCGCATGTGCGTCAACACGGAGTGGGGGGCGTTCGGGGATAACGGCGAGCTGGAGGAGTTCAGGCTGGAGTACGACAGAGTGGTGGACGAGACCTCCATCAACCCGGGACAGCAGCT CTTTGAGAAGCTGATCAGCGGCAAGTACATGGGCGAACTGGTGAGGCTCGTCATGATGAAGCTGGTCAACGAGAACCTGCTGTTCAACGGCGAGGCCTCGGAAATGCTGAAGACGCGCGGCAGCTTCGAGGCGAGACACGTCTCGCAGGTGGAAAG TGACTCGGGTGACAGGAAGCACATCTACAATATTCTGACGTCGATGGGCGTGCTGCCGTCCGAGCTGGACTGCGACATCGTGGGTCTGGTCTGCGAGAGCGTCTCTACTCGCTCGGCCCACATGTGCGGCGCCGGCCTCGCTGGCGTCATCAACCTGATGAGGGAGCGACGCGGCTTGGAAGCTCTCAACATCACCGTGGGCGTGGACGGCTCCGTTTACAAGATGCACCCGTG ttttcgtGACAGGTTCCACAAAATAGTCCGAGAGCTGACGCCACACTGTGAGATCACCTTCATCCAATCAGAAGAGGGAAGCGGTCGGGGGGCGGCTCTCATCTCAGCAGTGGCttgcaagatggccgcctgcATGCTGACGCAGTGA